From the genome of Solibacillus sp. FSL H8-0538:
AGCCTGATTTCGTGTCAATTGTAAGGCTTTTAATATGTTGTGTTTTATAATAAACAACACCATCTTCTTCTGTAATTACTGTAAAATAATCATCCCCTGCAGCAAGGAGCTTTCCAATCCGAGATTCCGGTCCACCACGGTCTACTTTAACCACTTTATCCATTAGCGACAGCAACATTTCCTTGTTCATTTCTAGCCCTCCTGTTTTTATTGTCTTGCTATCTATATGTAACTCTGACTACGGGCTTACTGTCAAAGGCCTATGTTTATCATAATTTGCATGTTGTTAAGACTCAGGGAGGTTTATTTACTATATTTGAGGAATTATTTGGGGCATTGACGACTTTCTTTGTGAATTGTGAAAAAAAGTAGAAAAACACAACTCGTCTAAGATAGGCCGAGTTGATGTCCTTACTTATTCAACAAAAAAAATCTGCCCCCAGCGTCTCCTAGGGGCAGATTATGTAACCAATTTGGTTATTATTACCTATTTTTCACCCTCTGGCTACTCAATAGATAAGGTGCTGCAATTGTGCATCGCTGTACAACGCATATTGAATGCTTTTTGAAAATTGTTTCGGTAATGGGTACCTACAGACAAGCCTTCGCTTTTTCAAGTTGAACCTTTACTTGCTCGAAGCCCGTGCCTCCAAGAGAGTTACGTCGACGAACAGCTGCTTCTGGTGCAAGCACGTCATAAATGTCAGCTTCAAGTAGCTCGCTCTCTTTTTTCATTTCTTCAATTGGTAAATCTAATAAATAGATGCCTTTTTGAATACATGTGAAAACAAGTTTCCCCGTTACTTCATGTGCTTCACGGAATGGCATACCTTTCTTTGCAAGGTAATCCGCTAGCTCTGTCGCATTACTAAAGTCACTATGCACCGCGTCATGCAAGCGTTGCGTATTAACCGTCATTGTGCGCACCATACCTTCAAAGATTTTTAGAGCGCCAAGGATTGTTTGCACTGTGTCAAACATCCCCTCTTTGTCTTCTTGCATATCTTTGTTATACGTAAGGGGTGTACCTTTTAGAACTGTTAGTAAGCCCATTAAATTCCCGTACACACGACCTGTTTTCCCACGAATTAGCTCAGCCATATCCGGGTTTTTCTTTTGTGGCATAATAGATGAACCCGTTGAAAAGGCATCATCTAACTCGATAAATTTAAACTCATCAGTTGACCAAAGAATAATTTCTTCGGCAAAACGCGATAAGTGCGTCATTAGCAATGAAGAATTTGATAAAAATTCGACGATGAAATCACGGTCACTAACGGCGTCCATTGAGTTTGCATAAACGTTCGCAAAGCCTAGTAGCTCAGCCGATTTCAGGCGGTCAATCGGGAAAGTCGTCCCTGCCATTGCACCAGCGCCAAGTGGTAAAATATCAATACGTTTAATCGATTCCGTGAAACGCTGCTTGTCACGCTCTAGCATCCAGAAATACGCCATTAAATGATGTGCGAATGAAATAGGCTGCGCACGTTGTAAATGCGTATAGCCAGGTGCGATCGTTTCAATATGATTCTCTGCTTGTGCTAAAAGTGTTTTTTGGAAGTTTTCGATTAAGCCGATTACTTCTACGACACGTTTTTTTAAGAACAAGTGCATATCCGTTGCTACTTGATCGTTACGTGAGCGTCCGGTGTGTAGCTTGCCACCAACTGGCCCGATTAAATCGATTAACATTTTTTCTAAGTTTAAATGAATGTCCTCGTTTGCCACCGTAAACTCCAGTTCGCCGGCCTCTGCCTTTGCGTTTAACTGTTTAAGCCCGTCAAGAATTTTTTCTACATCTGCAGCAGGTAAAATTTCTTGTGCGCCAAGCATAGTTACGTGAGCAACTGAACCTTCAATATCTTCCATTACTAATTGTTGGTCAAAGCCAATTGATGCGCCGAATTCGTCTACCCAAGCCTCAGCTGATTTTTGGAAACGGCCGCCCCATAATTTCGTCATGAATTACACCTTACCTTAGTTAAAAATGTGAGCGATACGCAACTTGCGCTCGCTCATCATTTGTCATTATTTTTTGTTTACGCCTGCTGCAACTACTGTTGGAAGACCCCATAATTCGATAAAGCCTACAGCTGAGCCATGGTTGAATGCATCATCTTTAGAATAAGTTGCAAGTTTTTCGTTATATAGTGAGTTCGGTGATTTACGTCCTTCCACAATTACGTGACCTTTGAATAGTTTCACGCGAACTGTACCGTTTACATATTGTTGACTTTCGTCAAGGAATGCTTGTAGTGCTGGACGTAATGGAGAATACCATAAACCATCATAGATTAACTCCGATAGTTTTTTCTCGATTACTGGTTTGAAGTGAGCAAGCTCTTTTACAAGCGTGATATCTTCAAGTTCTTTATGTGCAGTTAATAATACTTTTGCACCTGGGATTTCGTATACTTCACGAGATTTAATCCCAACTAAACGGTTTTCAACGTGGTCAATACGGCCAACACCGTGTGCGCCAGCAACTGCATTTAATTCTTGGATTAAGTCAGCAAGTTTCATCTCTTTACCGTTAAGTGAAACTGGTTTCCCTTTAACGAATTCGATTTCGATAACTTCAGCTGTATCCGGTGTGTTTTCGATTGCTACCGTTAAACCGTAAGCTTCTTCTGGTGGTGCAACCCATGGATCTTCCATAACACCCGCTTCGTTTGCACGGCCCCACAAGTTTTGGTCGATTGAGAATGGTGAATCAAGTGTCGCAGGAATCGGCACATTATGCTTCGCTGCATATTCGATTTCTTCGTCACGGCTCCAGCCCCACTCACGTACAGGTGCAAGAACTTCTAAATCTGGGTTTAATGCTTTAATAGAGATTTCGAAACGAACTTGGTCATTCCCTTTACCTGTGCAACCATGTGCTACAGCATCAGCATTTGTTTCGTTTGCAATTTCAACTAACTTTTTTGAAATTAATGGTCGGCTAAGTGCAGATACTAATGGATACTTTTGCTCATACCAAGTATGTGCTTGTAATGATACTAAAGCGAAATCTTCTGCGAATTCGTCTTTTGCGTCGATCATGTATGATTCTACTGCACCTACTTGAAGTGCTTTGTTTTTAATAAATTCTAGGTCTTTACCTTCACCAACGTCTAGGCATACTGCGATAACGTCCCAACCTTGTTCTGTTAACCAAGGAATTGCTACTGATGTATCAAGTCCACCTGAATATGCTAATACTACTTTTTTATTTGCCATGTTTCTTGCCCCTCCGATGTTTCAACTGTATGTTTATACATTTGTTTAAAAGTTTATACACGAATAGTACCATGTTATAAAAATAAACGCAACTGTATTTATATAAAATTTTAGACTTTTTTGTGATATCTAAAAACTTCTTTTTCATTGGGTTTTTTCAATACTCGCTCACGCATTTTTTCGCTATTCTTTACAATTTCGCGCTTTTTTCTATTTATTCATTTACGTGCATAAAAAAAGAACAATCAATAATCTTAGAAAGAACTGTAATGATTTCGTAAGAAGGACACGATTTCTTTATTATGTTCCTTCTTATCAGTACGAAATTGCGCTCGTTGCTTTGACTTTTCATATAAGTAGCGCTCTTCTCTTGTTTGAGGCACAATTTGTGGTACAGTCGCAGGTTTCCTGTCAGCATCAAGTGCGATAAATGTGAAGTACGCAATCGAAGCGACTTTTGATTCCCCTGTTTTCATATTTTCCGCATACACCTTAATAAAAACCTCCATTGAACTTGATCCTGTCCAAATAACAAACGATTCGAATGTTACCGAGTCAGACGGGCGAATTGGATGAAGAAATTCCACCGTATCCACGGAGGCGGTTACACATTCTAAACGGCTATGCTTCGCTGCAGAGATCGACGCAACTTGGTCCATATCACTTAACAGCCTTCCCCCAAACAAGGTGTTGTGATTATTAAAATCATTCGGGAACACCCGACTCGAACGAAACACCCTTGATTCATGACAAAATTTTTCCATTATACTACCCCTCAGTCTAAAAAACTTACATTTCTTATCGATTATACTATTATTTTCTAAAAAAACTATGAAAATCGCTATTTTAATATATAAAAGGACCGCTTAAGTTCAAGCGGTCTTCTAGTTTACTTCTTATTAAAAAATCCTCTACCTACAAATTCAATGAGCCGCGGTGCTACAGCATAAAATTTACTTGTTAACCCCATCACCCGTGGTAAATTCACCTCTCGTACTGGTTTTTGAATCGTTTTTATAACCGCTTCGGCTACATAATCTGGTGTAATAAGAAATCGTTCAATCGAATTACGATAAGCATTCGTCGCATCGGCCTTTTGTAAAAACGGCGTGTCGATTGGTCCTGGATAAATAGCTGTGACAGGAATATGATGCTCTGCTAACTCTAGACGGAGTCCGTTCGCAAAGCCTGTCACTGCATGCTTACTCGCTGCATAAACGCTTGCTTTACGCGTTGCTACTTTACCCGCTTGCGAACTAATGAAAATGAAATGTCCGTGTCCTTGTGTAATCATTCTCGGTGCTAACCGTTTTGTTAAGTAAATCGGCGCTTTGACGTTTACTTCAAGCATTTGGTTAATGTCCTCGTCCTCTAAATCATAAGCATTGGCGAAAATGCCTAGACCTGCATTTAGAATTGCTACATCAATTTTTGGCAGCTCACTTACGACACGGTCAATGTCTTCAGTAACACGCAGATTTGCTTGGATCACATGTGCGCCAAGCCCCTTTAATGTAGCTAATGCACTTTCATTACGGCCTGTCGCATAAACTGTGTAGCCTTTTGCAATGCATAATTCCGTAATTTTACGGCCAATTCCGCTCGTAGCCCCTGTGACAAATACTGTTTTTTTATTCATTTTTGTGTATACCCCTTCCACATACCGTTTACTCTATTTTACAGAAGAGACGGTAATGTTAGTAGGTATGATTTTGTTTTTTAAATAACAACAGTGATAGGACTAAAAAAACGATAATACTGAAGATTAAATAGCTAATGCTCATTGAGGAAGAAAGAATGCCGCCTTGCCATTCAAACACAACACCGAATATTTTTTCGTACTCGGAACGAACAACCGCTTCAGTAAACACCGTCTCCAGTGAATCGCCCATCATTTCCTGACGCAATAGTGACGTATAATGACTAATTGGGAAGGCCGTAATGATTTTTTGAACAAACTCCGGTAGCACGCCAATTGGCACATATACCCCACAGAAAAATCCAATTGCTGTGCCGACGATTGTACCAAGTGTTGAGAACGAAGATTGACGGTTAGTAAACAAAATGAGTACACAGTTCATGGCACTACTAGCCGTCACCCCTAGCGCAAGGAAGCCAATTACCTTCAGCATAGCCGGAAACGCCAGAACATCTCCGCCGGTAGCGACAATAAATACTTCGCACAGCGCGAGACCAATAAGTGAAAAAGCCATACCGATTATCCACGCATTGATGACATAGCTTAGCTGTAGTTGCAGTGCTCGCATCGGTGTTGTTAGTAAATCAAGGAATACCCCTTCTTCACGGTCACGCACATATAATCCGAGGGCACCTAATGTTGTTGTAACACCCATAATGGACAGAATACCTGCGACCATCCATTCATTGACCAGTATTTTGACCCCACTAGTCATTGGAATCATAGACTCGATCGCATCAAGCTGTGATTTTTGTAGAAACAGAATATAAAGAAATAACACAATAAACACAGAGAGCAGCGAGAAAAATACTTGCGTGCGATCCCGTCGAAATAGTTTATTATTACGCTGTAACAGATGTAGCAGTCCGATCATTAGCTGTTCCTCCTTCATTTAACTGAATAAACACATCATCCATCGAGCCCTTGATCACTTCAAAAGATTGGATATATGATTTGATGTCATTTAATATGTCGAGTGCATGCAATGTAGACGGCACAGAAAATGTTACTACATCGCCTTTTTGTTCAAACTCCGACTGAATAATTTGGCTCACTTTTTCAAGCATAAATGGATTTTGAAGTGTAACCCGTACACGGTCAAGTGCATAGCGGTCCTTTAATGCATCCGGAGTCCCCTCTGCAATGAGCTGGCCTTCCTTTATCACAACGATGCGGTCCGCCACTACAGCTTCTTCCATATAATGCGTCGTTAAAAAAATCGTCATATTCGTTTCCTGTTGCAGGCGGCGAATGGCTTCCCATACAAAAATGCGCGTATGTGGATCGAGTCCCGTTGTCGGCTCATCTAAAAATAATATGGTTGGCTTGTGAATAAGCGCTCGAGCAATATCCGCGCGTCTCCGTTGCCCACCTGAAAGCTTTCCGTAATACTTCGCGGCAATATCCTCTAACTGTAAATAGGAAGATACAAATGCATAATTCTCTTCAAATTTCGCTTTTGACAGGCCGTATAACATGCCGCGGTGCCATATATTTTCATAAACCGTTAGCATATTATCAAGTGGATTTTTTTGTGGAACAACACCAATGCTTGAGCGAATTGCATGTTGCTCTTTCGCCCCTGTTAGCGTTACGCCATTCATTTTTATCGTACCGCTATCTTTTTCAATTAGCGTACAAAGCATTGAAATTGTTGTAGATTTTCCAGCGCCATTCGTTCCGAGAAAAGCAAATAAACTACCTTGAGCGACTGTGAATGAAATATCTTTTACTGCTTGAAATGTCCCATAGCTTTTCGTTAAATTTTGCACCTCAATTATTGGCTTACTCATTGTGATCGCTCCTTTAATAAAGAATTAATTTCACTAACATCACGCTGTACAAGTACAAGTAAAATCGCCCAAACGATTACATAGGTAATTAACGTTGTAAAAATAAGTTCGAAAATAGATGCTAAGTTTTGCTCAAACCAGTTTCCAAACATACCGAATAAAAATACAAGACTATTTACTGCGGCATAATGAATAATGAGCAGGACAAGTATTGGTTTTTCAAGCGAAAATATTCGGCTAACTAAACCGATTGCAATTCCAAGCCCCGCGCCAAGCACAGCCTGTTGTAAGAGAAACTTGCCATCAACTACTCTTTCCACCTCATGGTAAACGTTGAGCGACATAATAATATACGTACATGATAACCCTAATAATAAGCCGATCA
Proteins encoded in this window:
- a CDS encoding DUF3021 family protein, with the translated sequence MLKWVQSALIGLLLGLSCTYIIMSLNVYHEVERVVDGKFLLQQAVLGAGLGIAIGLVSRIFSLEKPILVLLIIHYAAVNSLVFLFGMFGNWFEQNLASIFELIFTTLITYVIVWAILLVLVQRDVSEINSLLKERSQ
- a CDS encoding acyl-CoA thioesterase, which gives rise to MEKFCHESRVFRSSRVFPNDFNNHNTLFGGRLLSDMDQVASISAAKHSRLECVTASVDTVEFLHPIRPSDSVTFESFVIWTGSSSMEVFIKVYAENMKTGESKVASIAYFTFIALDADRKPATVPQIVPQTREERYLYEKSKQRAQFRTDKKEHNKEIVSFLRNHYSSF
- a CDS encoding argininosuccinate synthase, encoding MANKKVVLAYSGGLDTSVAIPWLTEQGWDVIAVCLDVGEGKDLEFIKNKALQVGAVESYMIDAKDEFAEDFALVSLQAHTWYEQKYPLVSALSRPLISKKLVEIANETNADAVAHGCTGKGNDQVRFEISIKALNPDLEVLAPVREWGWSRDEEIEYAAKHNVPIPATLDSPFSIDQNLWGRANEAGVMEDPWVAPPEEAYGLTVAIENTPDTAEVIEIEFVKGKPVSLNGKEMKLADLIQELNAVAGAHGVGRIDHVENRLVGIKSREVYEIPGAKVLLTAHKELEDITLVKELAHFKPVIEKKLSELIYDGLWYSPLRPALQAFLDESQQYVNGTVRVKLFKGHVIVEGRKSPNSLYNEKLATYSKDDAFNHGSAVGFIELWGLPTVVAAGVNKK
- a CDS encoding ABC transporter ATP-binding protein; the protein is MTMSKPIIEVQNLTKSYGTFQAVKDISFTVAQGSLFAFLGTNGAGKSTTISMLCTLIEKDSGTIKMNGVTLTGAKEQHAIRSSIGVVPQKNPLDNMLTVYENIWHRGMLYGLSKAKFEENYAFVSSYLQLEDIAAKYYGKLSGGQRRRADIARALIHKPTILFLDEPTTGLDPHTRIFVWEAIRRLQQETNMTIFLTTHYMEEAVVADRIVVIKEGQLIAEGTPDALKDRYALDRVRVTLQNPFMLEKVSQIIQSEFEQKGDVVTFSVPSTLHALDILNDIKSYIQSFEVIKGSMDDVFIQLNEGGTANDRTATSVTA
- a CDS encoding ABC transporter permease: MIGLLHLLQRNNKLFRRDRTQVFFSLLSVFIVLFLYILFLQKSQLDAIESMIPMTSGVKILVNEWMVAGILSIMGVTTTLGALGLYVRDREEGVFLDLLTTPMRALQLQLSYVINAWIIGMAFSLIGLALCEVFIVATGGDVLAFPAMLKVIGFLALGVTASSAMNCVLILFTNRQSSFSTLGTIVGTAIGFFCGVYVPIGVLPEFVQKIITAFPISHYTSLLRQEMMGDSLETVFTEAVVRSEYEKIFGVVFEWQGGILSSSMSISYLIFSIIVFLVLSLLLFKKQNHTY
- the argH gene encoding argininosuccinate lyase, coding for MTKLWGGRFQKSAEAWVDEFGASIGFDQQLVMEDIEGSVAHVTMLGAQEILPAADVEKILDGLKQLNAKAEAGELEFTVANEDIHLNLEKMLIDLIGPVGGKLHTGRSRNDQVATDMHLFLKKRVVEVIGLIENFQKTLLAQAENHIETIAPGYTHLQRAQPISFAHHLMAYFWMLERDKQRFTESIKRIDILPLGAGAMAGTTFPIDRLKSAELLGFANVYANSMDAVSDRDFIVEFLSNSSLLMTHLSRFAEEIILWSTDEFKFIELDDAFSTGSSIMPQKKNPDMAELIRGKTGRVYGNLMGLLTVLKGTPLTYNKDMQEDKEGMFDTVQTILGALKIFEGMVRTMTVNTQRLHDAVHSDFSNATELADYLAKKGMPFREAHEVTGKLVFTCIQKGIYLLDLPIEEMKKESELLEADIYDVLAPEAAVRRRNSLGGTGFEQVKVQLEKAKACL
- a CDS encoding SDR family NAD(P)-dependent oxidoreductase — its product is MNKKTVFVTGATSGIGRKITELCIAKGYTVYATGRNESALATLKGLGAHVIQANLRVTEDIDRVVSELPKIDVAILNAGLGIFANAYDLEDEDINQMLEVNVKAPIYLTKRLAPRMITQGHGHFIFISSQAGKVATRKASVYAASKHAVTGFANGLRLELAEHHIPVTAIYPGPIDTPFLQKADATNAYRNSIERFLITPDYVAEAVIKTIQKPVREVNLPRVMGLTSKFYAVAPRLIEFVGRGFFNKK